Proteins from a genomic interval of Thermus neutrinimicus:
- the argJ gene encoding bifunctional glutamate N-acetyltransferase/amino-acid acetyltransferase ArgJ, whose amino-acid sequence MAIRLPRGFRAGATRAGIKPSGKPDLALLVSGLPASWAYVATQNRAAAPCVHRGRALYAQARALRAVVVNAGNANCATGEQGFWDDRRMAEAAALRLGVSVEEVLTASTGVIGVPLPVEKVEAGLPQIELAPYADAFAEAILTTDLVPKVAEAEVEGARIVGMAKGSGMIHPNMATMLAFLVTDAALPQEALREAWRGIVDRTFNQVTVDGDTSTNDLALVMANGAHGAVPLEAFLPALEEVARELARKIARDGEGATKLMTVRVVGAATEEEARRVARAIAGSALWKAALYGNDPNWGRILAALGNSGARFDPLRVRIQVQGIPLYAGGALPFDREAASQAMRSEEVEILVELQEGKGEGVAWGCDLTEGYVRINALYMT is encoded by the coding sequence ATGGCCATAAGGCTTCCCCGGGGTTTTCGCGCCGGGGCTACCCGGGCGGGCATCAAGCCTTCCGGAAAGCCCGATCTCGCCTTGTTGGTTTCCGGTCTTCCCGCTTCCTGGGCCTATGTGGCCACGCAGAACCGGGCTGCTGCCCCTTGCGTTCATCGGGGCAGGGCCCTTTACGCCCAGGCTAGGGCCTTGCGGGCGGTGGTGGTCAATGCGGGCAACGCCAACTGTGCCACCGGGGAGCAGGGCTTTTGGGATGATCGGCGTATGGCCGAGGCCGCTGCCTTGCGCCTGGGGGTTTCCGTGGAAGAGGTCTTGACCGCCTCCACAGGGGTTATCGGCGTTCCTCTGCCCGTGGAAAAGGTGGAGGCGGGGTTGCCCCAGATAGAACTCGCCCCCTATGCCGATGCCTTTGCCGAGGCCATCCTCACCACCGATCTGGTTCCCAAGGTGGCTGAGGCCGAGGTGGAGGGGGCGAGGATCGTGGGCATGGCCAAGGGAAGCGGGATGATTCACCCCAACATGGCCACCATGCTGGCCTTCTTGGTGACGGATGCCGCTTTGCCCCAGGAGGCCTTGAGGGAGGCCTGGCGAGGCATCGTGGACCGCACCTTCAACCAGGTGACCGTGGACGGGGACACCTCCACCAACGATCTCGCCCTGGTGATGGCGAACGGGGCCCATGGGGCGGTGCCCCTCGAGGCCTTCCTCCCCGCCCTGGAGGAAGTGGCCCGCGAGCTGGCGCGTAAAATCGCCCGGGACGGGGAGGGAGCCACCAAGCTCATGACCGTGCGGGTGGTGGGGGCGGCCACGGAGGAGGAGGCCAGGCGGGTGGCTAGGGCCATAGCGGGAAGTGCCCTCTGGAAAGCGGCCCTCTACGGTAATGACCCCAACTGGGGCCGCATTCTGGCCGCTCTGGGGAATTCCGGGGCCCGTTTTGACCCCTTGAGGGTGCGTATCCAGGTGCAAGGGATTCCCCTTTACGCCGGGGGTGCCCTTCCCTTTGACCGGGAGGCGGCCAGCCAGGCCATGCGCTCCGAAGAGGTGGAAATCCTGGTGGAGCTTCAGGAGGGAAAGGGGGAGGGTGTGGCCTGGGGGTGTGACTTGACGGAAGGTTATGTTAGAATTAATGCCCTTTATATGACATAA
- the argF gene encoding ornithine carbamoyltransferase: MAGDALTRPKNLLDFSAYGRQEIEAVLALAERLKRERYRGDDLRGKVLALLFEKPSLRTRTTLEVAMLHLGGHAVYLDQKQVGIGEREPVRDIAKNLERFVEGIAARVYRHGTVEELARHARIPVINALSDRAHPLQALADLLTLKEAFGGWEGLEVAWVGDGNNVLNSLLEVASLVGLRVRVATPRGYEPDPGLLQKAGAFLTHDPREAALGAHALYTDVWTSMGQEAEREKRLRDFDGFQVNGELLRLLRPEGIFLHCLPAHYGEETTEEAVHGRQSRVFDQAENRLHTAKAVLLRLLS, encoded by the coding sequence ATGGCGGGAGACGCCCTCACCCGGCCCAAGAATCTTTTGGACTTCTCGGCCTACGGCCGACAGGAGATCGAGGCGGTTTTGGCCTTGGCGGAGAGGCTGAAAAGGGAGCGCTACCGCGGGGATGACCTTAGGGGAAAGGTCTTGGCCCTTCTCTTTGAGAAGCCTTCCCTGCGCACCCGCACCACCCTCGAGGTGGCCATGCTCCACCTGGGAGGGCATGCCGTCTACCTGGACCAGAAACAGGTGGGGATCGGCGAGCGGGAGCCTGTGAGGGACATAGCCAAGAACCTGGAGCGCTTCGTGGAGGGGATTGCCGCCCGCGTATACCGGCACGGGACCGTGGAGGAACTGGCCCGCCACGCCCGCATTCCGGTGATCAATGCCCTTTCTGACCGGGCCCACCCCTTGCAGGCCCTGGCGGACCTCCTCACCTTGAAGGAGGCCTTCGGGGGATGGGAGGGCCTCGAGGTGGCCTGGGTGGGGGATGGGAATAACGTGTTGAACTCCCTCCTCGAGGTGGCTTCCCTGGTGGGCCTTAGGGTGCGGGTGGCCACGCCAAGGGGGTACGAGCCGGATCCTGGCCTTTTGCAAAAGGCAGGGGCCTTTCTCACCCACGATCCCAGGGAGGCCGCCTTGGGAGCCCATGCCCTCTACACCGATGTCTGGACCAGCATGGGCCAGGAGGCGGAGAGGGAAAAACGCCTGAGGGACTTTGATGGCTTCCAGGTAAACGGGGAACTGTTGCGCCTTTTACGTCCCGAGGGCATCTTCCTCCACTGCCTTCCGGCCCACTATGGGGAGGAAACCACGGAGGAGGCGGTGCACGGGCGGCAGAGCCGGGTCTTTGACCAGGCGGAAAACCGCCTCCACACCGCTAAGGCCGTCCTCCTGCGCCTGCTAAGCTAG
- a CDS encoding septum site-determining protein MinC: protein MRLRATPKALALRLDGGETPEEIQNLQLPEGLPLEVEVAGPVPRDALQALLELGRPLVLIPPRNRLPAGTLVLSKTLRSGERVEHPGTVVVLGDVNPGAEVVAGGDVIVVGKLRGLAHAGAGGDEERFIFALELAAKQVRIGPHLAQAPEGQGTQGPEIARVQEGKIVVEPARKR, encoded by the coding sequence ATGCGGCTTCGCGCCACCCCCAAAGCCCTAGCCCTGCGCCTGGACGGGGGGGAAACCCCGGAAGAAATCCAAAACCTCCAGCTACCGGAAGGTCTTCCCCTCGAGGTGGAAGTGGCCGGGCCCGTGCCTCGGGACGCGCTCCAAGCCCTGCTGGAGCTTGGCCGGCCCCTCGTCCTGATTCCCCCCAGAAACCGCCTTCCCGCCGGCACCCTGGTCCTCAGCAAGACCCTGCGTTCCGGCGAACGGGTGGAACATCCCGGCACGGTGGTGGTCCTGGGCGACGTGAACCCCGGGGCCGAGGTGGTGGCGGGGGGGGACGTGATCGTGGTGGGCAAGCTGCGGGGTTTGGCCCACGCGGGAGCGGGGGGCGACGAGGAGCGTTTCATCTTCGCCCTGGAGCTGGCCGCCAAGCAGGTACGCATCGGCCCCCACTTGGCCCAAGCACCGGAGGGGCAGGGCACGCAGGGCCCTGAGATCGCCCGGGTCCAGGAAGGAAAGATCGTGGTGGAGCCGGCTAGAAAGCGATAG
- the mreD gene encoding rod shape-determining protein MreD, which produces MMGILLLLTLVLSGFLGALWPQGLMAPDLFLVLALLYARSLPFYLGLPWAFFLGLVQDLLGLGLLGLHAVGLLSASYAFYAASRRLAPEETPGVLFSFVWAFLAKWAGYFLVAYWLRLELPPLLPMDLLLEGLFTLPLLLLAWRFLPSPRRP; this is translated from the coding sequence ATGATGGGGATTCTTCTCCTCCTCACCCTTGTGCTCTCCGGATTCCTAGGGGCCCTCTGGCCCCAAGGGCTGATGGCCCCAGACCTCTTCCTGGTCCTGGCCCTCCTCTACGCCCGTAGCCTTCCCTTTTACTTAGGTCTTCCCTGGGCCTTTTTCCTGGGGCTTGTGCAAGACCTGCTGGGCCTTGGGCTTTTGGGCCTCCACGCGGTGGGGCTCTTGAGCGCCAGCTACGCCTTCTATGCGGCAAGCCGCCGCCTGGCCCCGGAGGAGACCCCAGGGGTTCTCTTTTCCTTTGTGTGGGCCTTTCTGGCCAAGTGGGCGGGCTACTTCCTGGTGGCCTACTGGCTCCGCCTGGAGCTTCCCCCCCTCCTGCCCATGGACCTTCTCCTCGAGGGCCTCTTCACCCTTCCCCTCCTCCTCCTGGCCTGGCGCTTTTTGCCCTCCCCTCGACGACCATGA
- a CDS encoding DUF420 domain-containing protein — MRELLGLLAVWSIVLSGLALVTGVILIKRGNRVAHHRAMLTATSLALLFLVFYLAKWVLHGTTTYGGPEAFRGAYYLLLISHTLLATLNGPLALYVIWRAFRGEFVLHKRWAKVLVPIWLYVAVSGWIIYVVLKRYGVETGTIAF, encoded by the coding sequence GTGAGGGAACTCTTGGGTTTGCTGGCGGTTTGGAGCATTGTGCTTTCCGGGTTAGCCCTGGTGACAGGGGTCATCCTGATCAAGAGGGGAAACCGGGTCGCCCACCATCGGGCCATGTTGACGGCTACTTCTTTAGCCCTCCTTTTTCTGGTGTTTTACCTGGCCAAGTGGGTCCTCCACGGCACCACCACTTACGGGGGGCCGGAGGCTTTTCGGGGGGCTTACTACCTCCTGCTAATCAGCCACACCCTCCTGGCCACCCTGAACGGACCCCTGGCCCTTTATGTGATTTGGCGGGCTTTTAGGGGGGAGTTTGTTCTGCACAAGCGTTGGGCCAAGGTGCTGGTGCCCATCTGGCTCTACGTGGCGGTATCGGGTTGGATTATTTATGTGGTGCTGAAGCGGTACGGGGTAGAAACGGGAACTATCGCTTTCTAG
- the hisS gene encoding histidine--tRNA ligase yields the protein MAVRGTKDLFGKELRLHQHIVATARRVLEAAGALELITPVFEETQVFEKGVGIATDIVRKEMFTFQDRGGRSLTLRPEGTAAMVRAYLEHGMKVWPQPVRLWMAGPMFRAERPQKGRYRQFHQVNYEALGSESPVLDAEAVVLLYESLKELGLRNLTVKLSSVGDPGDRARYNAYLREVLLPHREALSQDSQERLELNPMRILDSKSEQDQALLRELGIRPMLDFLGEEARAHLKAVERHLERLSVPYQLDPTLVRGLDYYVRTAFEVHHAEIGAQSALGGGGRYDGLSELLGGPRVPGVGFAFGVERVALALEAEGFGLPEERGPDLYLIPLTEGAVAEAFYLAERLRPRLRVEYGLTPKKPGKGVEEALKRGAAFAGFLGEDELKGGEVTLKRLSTGEQVRLPQQEALGFLLSALA from the coding sequence ATGGCCGTGCGCGGCACCAAGGACCTTTTCGGCAAAGAGCTCAGGCTTCACCAGCACATCGTGGCCACCGCCCGCCGGGTGTTGGAGGCGGCGGGGGCCTTGGAGCTCATCACCCCGGTGTTTGAGGAAACCCAGGTCTTTGAAAAGGGGGTGGGGATCGCCACCGACATCGTCAGGAAGGAGATGTTCACCTTCCAGGACCGGGGTGGGCGCTCCCTCACCCTGCGCCCGGAGGGCACCGCCGCCATGGTGCGGGCCTATCTGGAACACGGGATGAAGGTATGGCCACAGCCCGTGAGGCTCTGGATGGCGGGGCCCATGTTCCGGGCAGAACGCCCCCAAAAAGGACGCTACCGCCAGTTCCACCAGGTGAACTACGAAGCCTTGGGCTCGGAAAGCCCCGTTTTGGATGCGGAAGCCGTGGTGCTCCTCTATGAAAGCCTCAAGGAGCTCGGCCTGAGGAACCTCACCGTCAAGCTGTCCTCCGTGGGGGACCCAGGGGACCGGGCCCGCTACAACGCCTACCTACGGGAGGTCCTCCTCCCCCACCGGGAGGCGCTCTCCCAGGACTCCCAGGAACGCTTGGAGCTCAACCCCATGCGCATCCTGGACTCCAAGAGCGAGCAAGACCAGGCCCTCCTCAGGGAGCTCGGCATCAGGCCCATGCTGGACTTCCTGGGGGAGGAGGCGAGGGCCCATCTAAAGGCGGTGGAGCGCCACCTGGAAAGGCTTTCCGTGCCCTACCAACTGGACCCCACCCTGGTGCGGGGCCTGGACTACTACGTGCGCACCGCCTTCGAGGTGCACCATGCGGAGATCGGGGCGCAGAGCGCCTTGGGGGGTGGGGGAAGGTACGATGGGCTTTCCGAGCTCCTGGGGGGGCCAAGGGTACCCGGGGTGGGTTTCGCCTTTGGGGTGGAGCGGGTGGCCTTGGCCCTCGAGGCGGAAGGGTTTGGCCTCCCCGAGGAAAGGGGACCCGACCTCTACCTCATCCCCCTCACGGAGGGTGCGGTGGCCGAGGCCTTTTACCTGGCAGAGAGGCTCAGGCCCCGCCTGCGGGTGGAATACGGCCTTACCCCCAAGAAGCCGGGCAAGGGCGTGGAGGAAGCCTTAAAGCGAGGCGCCGCCTTCGCGGGCTTTTTGGGAGAGGACGAGCTCAAAGGGGGGGAGGTCACCCTGAAGCGGCTCTCCACGGGCGAGCAGGTCCGTTTACCCCAGCAGGAGGCCTTGGGCTTCCTCCTTTCCGCCCTGGCGTGA
- the argC gene encoding N-acetyl-gamma-glutamyl-phosphate reductase, protein MGIIGASGYGGGELIRLLKAHPGVELVGFSSRKHEGKPLAAAWPQLWDGELFASLEEVLERAEVVFLALPNGLAMELAPRALGEGKRVIDLSGDFRLPPEVYESWYGIPHRSPGLYREAVYGLPELHREELGEARLVANPGCYVTATTLALAPLAAEGVLRGAFVVGLSGVSGAGREGEGTFFAEVNENLKPYKVGGVHRHIPEMERNLGRLLAQGRPVRTHGPLGEVRLSFVPHLVPMTRGILVTVEAAVEGSWSQKALDELYQDFYAREPFVRITLALPETKGTYASNRVDVKPLYEARTGRVMVFAALDNLVKGMAGQAVQNLNLMLGLPEETALPKEGIWP, encoded by the coding sequence GTGGGGATCATCGGGGCCTCGGGGTATGGGGGAGGGGAACTGATCCGCCTCCTCAAGGCCCATCCCGGGGTGGAGTTGGTGGGGTTTAGCAGCCGCAAACACGAGGGGAAACCCCTTGCCGCCGCCTGGCCCCAGTTATGGGATGGGGAGCTTTTTGCTTCCCTGGAGGAGGTTCTGGAGCGGGCAGAGGTGGTCTTTTTGGCCTTGCCCAATGGGCTTGCCATGGAGCTCGCCCCCCGGGCCTTGGGGGAGGGCAAGCGGGTCATAGACCTCTCCGGGGACTTCCGGCTTCCCCCGGAGGTTTACGAGTCCTGGTACGGGATCCCCCACAGGAGCCCAGGGCTTTACCGGGAGGCGGTCTACGGCCTTCCCGAACTGCATCGGGAGGAGCTAGGGGAGGCCCGTCTGGTGGCCAACCCCGGGTGTTACGTGACGGCCACCACCTTGGCCCTGGCCCCTCTGGCGGCGGAGGGTGTCTTGCGGGGAGCCTTCGTGGTGGGCCTTAGCGGGGTTTCCGGGGCGGGTAGGGAAGGGGAGGGTACCTTCTTTGCCGAGGTGAACGAGAACCTCAAGCCCTACAAGGTGGGGGGCGTTCACCGCCACATTCCGGAGATGGAGAGAAACCTGGGCCGCCTTTTGGCCCAGGGGCGTCCGGTGCGCACCCATGGGCCCCTGGGAGAGGTGCGCCTCTCCTTTGTCCCCCACCTGGTGCCCATGACCCGGGGCATCCTGGTCACGGTGGAGGCGGCGGTGGAGGGAAGTTGGAGCCAAAAGGCCTTGGACGAGCTTTACCAGGACTTCTACGCGCGGGAGCCTTTTGTGCGGATCACTTTGGCCTTGCCGGAGACCAAGGGTACCTATGCTTCCAACCGGGTGGATGTGAAACCCCTTTATGAGGCGAGGACGGGGCGCGTGATGGTGTTTGCCGCCTTAGATAACCTGGTGAAGGGGATGGCGGGGCAGGCGGTGCAAAACCTGAACCTGATGCTGGGTTTGCCTGAGGAGACCGCGCTTCCCAAGGAGGGCATATGGCCATAA
- the modA gene encoding molybdate ABC transporter substrate-binding protein yields MRKSLVVLAAVLGISAWAQETVQVVAAADLQYALKEVAQAFEAKNPAIRVSLSFGSSGKFYTQLTQGLEADIFFSAEKIYPQLLEEKGLAEPNTRKPYAIGRMVIWLDRSLGLKPSPEALKDPRITRLAIANPVHAPYGRAAVTLLEHLGLLKRRPDVSIPGLKKPFASLSWEEIPWEELTRGVEAYWDASPLRQGKPSFEFVYGENISHTAQLALTATKAGILALSLAVHESLSKPGVYWLSPLGSHLTLEQDYVILKGRKRPEVMAFYRFVESPEARATFKRYGFLLPGEKPE; encoded by the coding sequence ATGAGAAAATCCCTTGTGGTTCTAGCAGCGGTTCTTGGAATTTCTGCTTGGGCACAGGAAACCGTGCAGGTAGTGGCGGCAGCGGATCTGCAGTATGCCTTGAAGGAAGTGGCCCAAGCGTTTGAAGCCAAGAATCCCGCGATCCGGGTTTCGCTAAGCTTTGGTTCCTCGGGTAAGTTCTACACCCAGCTCACCCAGGGCCTCGAGGCCGACATCTTTTTTTCCGCCGAAAAGATCTATCCCCAGCTCCTCGAGGAAAAAGGGCTTGCTGAACCCAACACCCGCAAGCCCTACGCCATAGGGCGCATGGTGATCTGGCTGGATCGGAGCCTGGGCCTTAAGCCAAGCCCCGAGGCCCTCAAGGACCCCAGGATCACCCGGCTCGCCATCGCCAACCCCGTGCACGCCCCTTACGGCCGGGCTGCCGTCACCCTCCTGGAACATCTCGGCCTGCTTAAGCGCCGCCCCGACGTTTCCATCCCGGGTTTAAAGAAACCTTTTGCTAGCCTTTCCTGGGAAGAAATCCCTTGGGAGGAGCTTACCCGCGGGGTGGAGGCCTACTGGGACGCAAGTCCCTTAAGGCAGGGGAAGCCCAGCTTCGAGTTCGTGTACGGGGAAAACATCTCCCACACGGCCCAGCTGGCCCTCACCGCCACCAAGGCCGGCATCCTGGCCCTCTCCCTTGCCGTGCATGAAAGCCTTTCCAAACCCGGGGTCTATTGGCTTTCCCCCCTGGGGAGCCACCTTACCCTGGAACAGGACTACGTGATCCTGAAGGGAAGGAAGCGGCCCGAGGTTATGGCCTTTTACCGGTTCGTGGAAAGCCCTGAGGCCCGGGCTACCTTCAAGCGGTACGGGTTCCTACTGCCCGGCGAGAAACCTGAGTAG
- a CDS encoding penicillin-binding transpeptidase domain-containing protein, whose amino-acid sequence MTGRLYALMLFFLLAFGLLALRAWQLQVLEHERYALRSQGNYLKTEGIPAPRGRILDRKGRVIAQDRLVVDLVYEGGEVAFKERLLPLLGLKELPKVQGPTVLKAGVPEHLLPTLAEITAGQKNLKLVERIERSYPNPISGPVLGYVLQANAEQVKRGYSPDEQVGQAGLEAALEPYLRGKRGLKAVEVNVRGERLRETILEEPTPGQDVVLTLDLDLQRAAEKALEEALADINAGRRSKGLPPATRTKGAIVAVNPQTGEVLAMASAPSFDPSLFAKRPVPQEVQALLKDKDLPLLNRAVQPYTPGSTFKLATSYTLLEEGYVNPSTPFRCSPYIVFGGQVRRNWATRDMGPMTVKEAIAWSCNTWYYQAVAQDPLGVVDRLAARARLLGLGEPTGLEIAERTGLLPTRAWKREALNEPWYPGETLSLAIGQGPVLTTPAQVARMLSTLANGGKKPTLHLVKRLGPKEVRPRLEPVPGRFWNVLQEGLRKTVREGTARHILGNFPVPTGGKTGTAETPGKRAGLEHAWYMGYGPAEPGSPYPPLVVVAFFENGGEGSRVALPAVRKVMAAYWQVEEAQAR is encoded by the coding sequence ATGACTGGCCGGCTTTACGCCCTGATGCTCTTCTTCCTCCTGGCCTTCGGCCTCCTGGCCCTTAGGGCCTGGCAGCTGCAGGTGTTGGAACACGAGCGCTACGCCCTGAGGAGCCAGGGCAACTACCTGAAGACCGAGGGAATACCCGCCCCCCGGGGCCGCATCCTGGACCGCAAGGGCCGGGTGATCGCCCAGGACCGGTTGGTGGTGGACCTGGTGTACGAGGGGGGCGAGGTGGCCTTCAAGGAAAGGCTTCTCCCCCTTTTGGGCCTAAAGGAGCTCCCCAAAGTGCAAGGTCCCACGGTTCTGAAGGCGGGGGTGCCTGAGCATCTCCTGCCCACTCTGGCGGAGATCACCGCCGGCCAGAAAAACCTCAAGCTGGTGGAGCGCATCGAGCGCTCCTACCCCAACCCCATCTCGGGCCCCGTCCTCGGGTATGTGCTCCAGGCCAATGCCGAACAGGTGAAGCGGGGATACAGCCCCGACGAGCAGGTGGGCCAAGCGGGCCTGGAGGCGGCCCTCGAGCCCTACCTCAGGGGCAAGCGCGGCCTGAAGGCGGTGGAGGTCAACGTCCGGGGGGAGCGCCTCAGGGAAACCATCCTGGAGGAACCCACCCCCGGGCAGGACGTGGTCCTCACCCTGGACCTGGACCTCCAGCGAGCCGCGGAAAAAGCCCTGGAGGAAGCCTTGGCCGACATCAACGCTGGGCGGAGGTCCAAGGGTCTTCCCCCCGCCACCCGGACCAAAGGGGCCATCGTAGCCGTGAATCCCCAAACGGGGGAGGTGCTGGCCATGGCCAGCGCCCCTTCCTTCGACCCAAGCCTCTTCGCCAAACGGCCCGTACCCCAGGAGGTCCAGGCCCTCCTAAAGGACAAGGACCTTCCCCTCCTGAACCGGGCGGTACAGCCCTACACCCCGGGCTCCACCTTCAAACTGGCCACCAGCTACACCCTGCTGGAAGAGGGCTACGTAAACCCCTCCACCCCCTTCCGGTGCAGCCCCTATATCGTCTTCGGCGGCCAGGTGCGCCGCAACTGGGCCACCCGGGATATGGGCCCCATGACGGTGAAGGAGGCCATCGCCTGGAGTTGCAACACCTGGTACTACCAGGCCGTAGCCCAGGACCCCCTGGGGGTGGTGGACCGCTTGGCGGCCAGGGCCCGCCTTCTGGGCCTGGGGGAGCCTACCGGGCTGGAAATCGCTGAGCGCACGGGGCTTCTCCCCACCCGGGCCTGGAAGCGGGAAGCCCTAAACGAGCCCTGGTACCCGGGGGAAACCCTTTCCCTGGCCATCGGACAGGGCCCCGTCCTCACCACTCCAGCCCAGGTGGCCCGCATGCTATCCACCCTCGCCAACGGCGGGAAGAAGCCCACCCTCCACCTGGTCAAACGCCTGGGCCCAAAGGAGGTTAGACCCCGGCTTGAGCCGGTACCCGGCCGTTTTTGGAACGTTCTCCAGGAAGGTTTACGAAAGACCGTGCGGGAGGGTACCGCCCGCCACATCCTCGGGAACTTTCCCGTACCCACCGGGGGCAAGACGGGCACCGCGGAAACCCCGGGCAAGAGGGCCGGCCTCGAGCACGCCTGGTACATGGGCTACGGCCCCGCTGAACCTGGCTCCCCCTACCCGCCCCTGGTGGTGGTGGCCTTCTTTGAAAACGGGGGGGAGGGAAGCCGCGTGGCCCTCCCTGCAGTGCGCAAGGTGATGGCCGCTTACTGGCAGGTGGAGGAGGCCCAGGCCAGGTAG
- a CDS encoding ABC transporter ATP-binding protein has protein sequence MEVHYLIRKPVLLEARFRIQGFTVLLGESGVGKTTLLKALAGLIPAQGTPFGGLPAERRPVGYLPQDLALFPHMTAWENVAFPLAGGSRKARALALLERVGLEEHAHKRPAQLSGGQRQRVALARALARNPELLLLDEPTSALDPLTKDQVLGELVELIRREGIPTLAVSHDPILARMADWLVVMGPGSILQEGAPEEVFSAPSQLLVARLLGYENLFPARIRPGGVEVNGVHLRLSLPPWARPEETAWVGIRAEEVIVVRQDRPPPAENVLEGVLANLHPEGLAYRGVFQGAIHLQVLLPRHVQARLNLHPGQRLQVVLKPHYLHLMPGEAD, from the coding sequence ATGGAAGTCCATTACCTGATAAGAAAGCCCGTTCTCCTCGAGGCCCGCTTTCGCATCCAGGGCTTTACCGTTCTCCTTGGGGAAAGCGGGGTGGGCAAGACCACCCTCCTCAAGGCCCTGGCCGGTCTCATACCTGCCCAGGGTACCCCCTTCGGCGGCTTGCCCGCGGAAAGGCGGCCCGTGGGCTACCTGCCGCAGGACCTGGCCCTCTTCCCCCACATGACCGCTTGGGAGAACGTGGCCTTTCCCCTTGCGGGAGGAAGCCGGAAGGCAAGGGCTTTGGCCCTCCTGGAGCGGGTTGGCCTCGAGGAGCACGCCCACAAACGCCCAGCCCAGCTCTCCGGCGGCCAGAGACAACGGGTGGCCCTAGCCCGGGCCCTGGCCAGAAATCCAGAACTGCTCCTTTTGGATGAGCCCACCAGCGCCTTGGACCCCCTCACCAAAGACCAGGTTCTGGGGGAGCTGGTGGAGCTCATCCGCCGGGAAGGGATCCCCACCCTGGCGGTGAGCCATGACCCCATCCTGGCCCGCATGGCCGACTGGCTGGTGGTGATGGGGCCGGGAAGCATCCTGCAGGAAGGAGCGCCGGAGGAAGTGTTCTCGGCCCCAAGCCAGCTCTTGGTGGCCAGGCTGCTGGGCTACGAAAACCTGTTTCCCGCCCGTATCCGACCTGGGGGTGTGGAGGTCAATGGGGTGCACCTCCGCCTCTCCCTCCCCCCCTGGGCCCGGCCCGAGGAGACGGCCTGGGTGGGCATCCGGGCAGAGGAGGTTATCGTGGTGCGCCAGGACCGGCCCCCACCTGCGGAAAACGTCCTAGAGGGCGTGCTGGCCAACCTCCACCCGGAAGGCCTCGCCTACCGGGGTGTGTTCCAAGGAGCCATCCACCTCCAGGTATTGCTCCCCAGGCACGTCCAGGCCCGGCTGAACCTCCACCCCGGGCAGCGGCTTCAGGTGGTGCTCAAACCCCATTACCTGCACCTGATGCCGGGCGAGGCGGACTAG
- the modB gene encoding molybdate ABC transporter permease subunit — protein sequence MDPLFVTALSLSLQVALVASLILLLLGIPLAWTLAFRRFPGKAILEAIFLLPLVLPPTVLGFYVLLFLGPEGPWHKVTGLSWAFRFEGLVFASVLFSLPFALTAYREAFLALDRNLLEVARTLGAPKPKVWAKVVLPLVWPGLLSGTLLAFAHTLGEFGVVLMVGGSIPGKTQMVSIYIYDLVQALRFEEASKAALVLLFLSLAFLVAARTLEAKGRAWKSIT from the coding sequence ATGGACCCCCTCTTCGTTACCGCCCTCAGCCTATCCCTCCAGGTGGCCCTCGTAGCCTCCCTAATCCTTCTCCTCCTGGGCATTCCCCTGGCCTGGACCCTGGCCTTTCGCCGTTTCCCGGGAAAGGCCATCCTGGAGGCCATCTTTCTCCTGCCCCTGGTCCTGCCCCCCACGGTGTTGGGCTTCTACGTCCTCTTGTTCTTGGGGCCTGAGGGCCCCTGGCACAAGGTCACAGGCCTCTCCTGGGCCTTTCGCTTTGAGGGGCTGGTTTTCGCCAGCGTCCTCTTCAGCCTGCCCTTTGCCCTAACCGCCTACCGGGAGGCCTTTTTGGCCCTGGACCGGAACCTCCTGGAGGTGGCCAGGACCCTGGGGGCACCCAAGCCCAAGGTGTGGGCCAAGGTGGTCTTACCCCTGGTCTGGCCAGGGCTCCTTTCCGGAACCCTCCTGGCCTTCGCCCACACCCTGGGGGAGTTTGGCGTGGTCCTGATGGTGGGGGGTTCCATCCCCGGCAAGACCCAGATGGTGAGCATCTACATCTACGACCTGGTGCAAGCCCTTCGCTTTGAGGAGGCTTCCAAAGCAGCCTTGGTGCTTCTTTTCCTCAGCCTGGCCTTTCTGGTGGCGGCAAGAACCCTGGAGGCCAAGGGGCGCGCATGGAAGTCCATTACCTGA